A section of the Corynebacterium auris genome encodes:
- a CDS encoding YggS family pyridoxal phosphate-dependent enzyme gives MSRTDEIAARLKAVRERIAAAEAQAGREPGSVRLVPVSKFHPVEDIEILAGLGIDLVGENREQEARAKAEHLAQGGVDVGIAMIGQIQSKKANSVARWASQVHSVDSVKLARGLERGMALALERGDRESGVLPCLVQLSADGDEARGGVPAGGVDEVVAAVAESEHLRFAGFMVVPPLDADPVPVFTRAREITDAHAASLGRDLVLSAGMSGDFEKAIACGSDIVRVGTGVLGPRPVG, from the coding sequence ATGAGCAGGACGGACGAGATCGCGGCGCGGTTAAAGGCAGTGCGCGAGCGCATTGCGGCGGCGGAAGCGCAGGCGGGGCGCGAGCCGGGCAGTGTCCGGCTGGTGCCGGTGAGCAAGTTCCACCCAGTCGAGGACATCGAGATCCTCGCCGGGCTGGGCATCGACCTGGTGGGAGAAAACCGCGAGCAGGAGGCCCGCGCGAAGGCCGAGCACCTCGCCCAGGGCGGAGTTGACGTGGGCATTGCGATGATTGGGCAGATCCAGTCGAAGAAGGCCAACTCCGTGGCGCGCTGGGCAAGCCAGGTCCACTCCGTGGACTCCGTCAAGCTGGCGCGCGGTTTGGAAAGGGGGATGGCGCTCGCCCTCGAGCGCGGGGATCGCGAAAGCGGCGTCCTGCCCTGCCTCGTGCAGCTGTCCGCCGACGGCGACGAGGCGCGCGGGGGAGTGCCGGCGGGCGGGGTTGACGAGGTGGTCGCGGCTGTGGCTGAGTCTGAGCACCTGCGCTTCGCCGGATTTATGGTGGTGCCGCCCCTCGACGCCGACCCGGTGCCCGTGTTCACCCGGGCCCGCGAGATCACCGACGCCCACGCCGCCTCCCTCGGCCGAGACCTCGTCCTGTCCGCCGGGATGTCGGGCGACTTTGAGAAGGCAATCGCGTGTGGCTCGGATATCGTGCGTGTCGGAACCGGGGTGCTGGGGCCGCGGCCCGTAGGCTAA
- the pgeF gene encoding peptidoglycan editing factor PgeF codes for MTSARERTPVQDRPVRMVFTTRAGGASASPYDSFNLGDHVGDDPEAVAANRRRLAATVGLAPEDFVWMEQLHTNNVTFVDGPQKRPVAATDAVVTTTPGLALCVLVADCTPVLLADHGAGVVAAAHAGRIGARNGIVARTVEAMVSRGASPGTITALLGPAAAGSSYEVPLEMARDVEKHLPGSMTRTAQGSPGLDVRAGIVRQLFELGVTHVDADPRDTITDGDFFSYRRDGTTGRQAGVIWLTGTTRKEG; via the coding sequence ATGACATCCGCACGCGAGCGCACCCCCGTCCAGGACCGCCCCGTCCGCATGGTGTTCACCACCCGTGCGGGCGGGGCGTCTGCGTCCCCGTACGATTCCTTCAACCTCGGCGACCACGTGGGCGACGACCCCGAGGCCGTCGCGGCGAACCGCCGGCGCCTCGCCGCGACGGTGGGCCTTGCCCCGGAGGACTTCGTGTGGATGGAGCAGCTGCACACCAACAACGTCACCTTCGTAGACGGCCCGCAAAAGCGCCCCGTCGCGGCCACCGACGCCGTGGTGACCACCACGCCCGGCCTGGCCCTGTGCGTCTTGGTCGCCGATTGCACCCCGGTGTTGCTCGCGGACCACGGCGCCGGCGTCGTCGCCGCCGCCCACGCGGGCCGCATTGGCGCGCGCAACGGGATTGTCGCGCGCACGGTCGAGGCCATGGTGAGCCGCGGCGCCAGCCCGGGGACGATCACGGCGCTGCTCGGCCCAGCCGCGGCCGGGAGCAGCTACGAGGTCCCCCTGGAGATGGCCCGGGACGTCGAAAAGCACTTGCCCGGCTCGATGACGCGCACGGCGCAGGGGAGCCCGGGCCTCGACGTGCGGGCAGGGATCGTGCGGCAGCTGTTCGAGCTCGGCGTCACGCATGTCGACGCGGACCCGCGCGACACCATCACGGACGGGGACTTTTTCTCCTACCGGCGCGACGGCACGACGGGGCGCCAGGCGGGAGTGATTTGGTTGACGGGCACGACACGAAAGGAAGGGTAG
- the ftsZ gene encoding cell division protein FtsZ: MTSPANYLAMIRVVGVGGGGVNAVNRMIEEGLKGVEFVAVNTDSQALLFTDADTKLDIGREATRGLGAGANPEVGRTSAEDHKQEIEESLKGSDMVFVTAGEGGGTGTGAAPVVAGIAKKMGALTIGVVTRPFSFEGKRRTRQALEGIENLKEVCDTVIVIPNDRLLQLGDAELSMMEAFRAADEVLYNGVQGITNLITIPGVINVDFADVRSVMADAGSALMGVGSARGENRVMVATEQAINSPLLETTMEGAKGVLISVAGGSDLGLMEVNNAASIVEEKADDDANIIFGTIIDDNLGDEVRVTIIATGFDEKANARPESASGQQDNAAADNGQAAESPTPAPARGSLFDDRSAAPAEEERHEEYQPRHRYEERSSGLFTRSGRDGADRAREDDDVDVPDFLR; encoded by the coding sequence ATGACCTCTCCAGCCAACTACCTCGCCATGATCCGCGTCGTCGGTGTTGGCGGCGGCGGCGTCAACGCCGTCAACCGCATGATCGAAGAAGGGCTCAAGGGCGTTGAGTTCGTCGCGGTCAACACCGACTCGCAGGCACTTTTGTTCACCGACGCCGACACCAAGCTCGACATCGGGCGCGAGGCCACCCGCGGGCTCGGCGCGGGCGCGAACCCGGAGGTCGGGCGCACCTCCGCCGAGGATCACAAGCAGGAGATCGAGGAGTCCCTGAAGGGTTCCGACATGGTCTTCGTCACCGCCGGTGAGGGCGGCGGCACCGGCACGGGCGCGGCCCCGGTCGTCGCCGGGATCGCCAAGAAGATGGGTGCTTTGACCATCGGCGTGGTCACCCGCCCGTTCTCCTTCGAGGGCAAGCGCCGCACGCGCCAGGCGCTGGAGGGCATCGAGAACCTGAAGGAGGTCTGCGACACCGTCATCGTCATCCCGAACGACCGCCTTCTGCAGCTCGGCGACGCGGAGCTGTCGATGATGGAGGCCTTCCGGGCGGCGGACGAGGTGCTCTACAACGGCGTGCAGGGTATTACGAACCTCATCACCATCCCCGGCGTGATCAACGTCGACTTCGCCGACGTGCGTTCCGTGATGGCCGACGCGGGCTCCGCCCTCATGGGCGTGGGCTCGGCGCGCGGGGAAAACCGCGTGATGGTGGCCACCGAGCAGGCGATCAACTCCCCGCTTCTGGAGACGACCATGGAGGGCGCCAAGGGCGTGCTCATCTCCGTCGCGGGCGGATCCGACCTCGGCCTGATGGAGGTCAACAACGCCGCCTCCATCGTGGAGGAGAAGGCCGACGACGACGCCAATATCATCTTCGGCACCATCATCGACGACAACCTCGGCGACGAGGTGCGCGTGACCATCATCGCCACCGGCTTCGACGAGAAGGCCAACGCGCGCCCCGAGTCCGCCTCCGGCCAGCAGGACAACGCCGCCGCGGACAACGGCCAGGCCGCCGAGTCCCCGACCCCGGCGCCCGCCCGCGGCTCGCTTTTCGACGACCGCAGCGCAGCCCCGGCCGAGGAGGAGCGCCACGAGGAGTACCAGCCGCGCCACCGCTATGAGGAGCGCAGCTCCGGCCTGTTCACCCGTTCCGGGCGCGACGGCGCCGACCGCGCGCGGGAGGACGACGACGTCGACGTCCCGGATTTCCTGCGCTGA
- a CDS encoding cell division protein FtsQ/DivIB — MPAESANKQSANKQSANRQSANKQEDDGRAPRRGGTWAVAAVVVVVVGALTAAVAAPFTPAMPVRSIEVEGARQLSEEEVAAATNIEEGTPMARVDAHQAASGVAGLPWVKSATVGRDWPSTITVAVDEYVAVAYTETAEGTQLIDTEGEAFTVGDPPPGAVRLADSALQDERVRRDAVSIVTSISEEMRGQVASIEARSPHTFVLTLGDERTVVWGASEDNENKARALEAVVHREGSEFNVSNPELVTVR; from the coding sequence ATGCCGGCAGAGTCCGCAAACAAGCAGTCCGCAAACAAGCAGTCCGCAAACAGGCAGTCCGCAAACAAGCAGGAGGACGACGGCCGGGCGCCGCGCCGCGGGGGAACCTGGGCGGTCGCGGCCGTCGTTGTGGTTGTCGTAGGGGCGCTCACGGCCGCGGTGGCAGCGCCTTTCACCCCGGCGATGCCCGTGCGCTCGATCGAGGTCGAGGGGGCGCGCCAACTCAGCGAGGAGGAGGTCGCCGCCGCGACGAACATCGAGGAGGGTACGCCGATGGCGCGTGTCGACGCCCACCAGGCCGCCTCCGGGGTGGCGGGGCTGCCGTGGGTGAAAAGCGCGACCGTGGGGCGCGACTGGCCCTCCACCATCACCGTCGCCGTCGACGAGTACGTCGCCGTCGCCTACACGGAGACCGCCGAGGGGACGCAGCTGATCGACACCGAGGGCGAGGCGTTCACCGTGGGCGACCCGCCGCCCGGGGCGGTGCGCCTGGCCGATTCGGCGCTGCAGGACGAGCGCGTGCGCAGGGACGCGGTGTCGATCGTGACGTCGATAAGCGAAGAAATGCGCGGGCAGGTCGCCTCCATCGAGGCGCGCAGCCCCCACACGTTCGTGCTCACTCTTGGCGACGAGCGCACGGTGGTGTGGGGCGCCAGCGAGGACAACGAGAACAAGGCTCGCGCACTGGAGGCGGTGGTGCACAGGGAGGGCAGCGAGTTCAACGTGTCCAACCCCGAGCTGGTGACGGTGCGTTAG
- the murC gene encoding UDP-N-acetylmuramate--L-alanine ligase, with translation MNHPGSDVDLARVHLIGIGGSGMSGVAHILLDRGSVVTGSDVKDSLPVRALRARGAQIAVGHAADNLDLAGELPTAVVTSFAAIPQDNPELARARAEAIPVLRRSDLLAELMEGYTQVLFAGTHGKTSTTSMAVVALQAAGEEPSFAIGGQLNRAGTNAHHGQGRIFAAEADESDASLLRYAPDIAVITNIEPDHLDYFGDADSYFRVFDDFADRVTESGTLVVCLDDAHAVECGRRAIQRGVTVLGYGTAAAAEVCPDVPAGAIIAEEAHCGGPAQVRVDLAVGGAERRVEYSMSVPGHHMVLNSVAALLAGACAGADPQRLAAGLSEYTGVRRRFEFKGEVAEGTFAGARVYDDYAHHPTEVAAVLGAAREKARAEGGGARVVVCFQPHLYSRTREFAAEFAAALSRADAAVVLDIFGARETPVEGMDSRIITDRIDRTATEVRYEPDFSAAPATVRELTRPGDIVLTMGAGTVTMLAEEILSALAQEG, from the coding sequence ATGAATCACCCCGGCAGTGACGTCGATCTTGCCCGCGTTCACCTCATCGGCATCGGCGGCTCCGGCATGTCGGGGGTGGCGCACATCCTGCTCGATCGCGGCAGTGTAGTCACGGGCTCCGACGTGAAGGATTCCCTGCCGGTGCGCGCGCTGCGGGCGCGGGGGGCGCAGATCGCGGTGGGCCACGCAGCGGACAACCTCGACTTGGCGGGTGAGCTGCCGACGGCCGTGGTGACCAGCTTCGCCGCGATCCCGCAGGACAACCCCGAGCTGGCGCGCGCCCGCGCGGAGGCCATCCCGGTCCTGCGCCGCTCCGACCTGCTCGCTGAGCTGATGGAGGGCTACACCCAAGTGCTCTTCGCGGGAACGCACGGGAAAACCTCGACGACCTCCATGGCCGTGGTGGCGCTGCAGGCGGCGGGGGAGGAGCCGAGCTTCGCCATCGGTGGCCAGCTCAACCGCGCGGGGACGAACGCGCACCACGGGCAGGGCCGCATCTTCGCGGCGGAGGCGGACGAATCGGACGCCTCGCTGCTGCGTTACGCGCCGGACATCGCCGTGATCACCAACATCGAGCCGGACCACCTGGACTACTTCGGCGACGCGGACTCCTACTTCCGCGTCTTCGACGACTTCGCCGACCGCGTCACGGAATCCGGCACGCTCGTGGTCTGCCTCGACGACGCGCACGCCGTCGAGTGCGGCAGGCGGGCGATTCAGCGCGGGGTGACGGTACTCGGCTACGGCACCGCCGCCGCGGCGGAAGTCTGCCCCGACGTGCCCGCCGGCGCAATCATCGCCGAGGAGGCCCACTGCGGCGGGCCGGCCCAGGTGCGGGTTGACCTGGCCGTGGGTGGGGCCGAGCGGCGGGTCGAGTACTCGATGTCCGTGCCGGGGCACCACATGGTGCTCAACTCGGTGGCGGCGCTTCTGGCCGGGGCGTGCGCGGGGGCCGACCCGCAGCGCCTGGCGGCGGGGCTCAGCGAGTACACCGGCGTGCGGCGCCGCTTCGAGTTCAAGGGCGAGGTGGCCGAGGGCACTTTCGCCGGAGCGCGCGTCTACGATGACTACGCCCACCACCCGACCGAGGTCGCCGCCGTGCTCGGCGCCGCGCGCGAGAAGGCTCGGGCGGAGGGCGGCGGCGCGCGGGTGGTTGTGTGCTTCCAGCCGCACCTGTATTCGCGCACGCGCGAGTTCGCGGCCGAGTTCGCCGCCGCTTTGTCGCGCGCCGACGCCGCCGTTGTCCTGGACATCTTCGGCGCCCGCGAGACCCCGGTGGAGGGGATGGACTCGCGCATCATCACCGACCGCATCGACAGGACCGCGACCGAGGTGCGCTACGAACCGGACTTTTCCGCGGCGCCGGCGACCGTGCGCGAGCTCACGCGCCCCGGCGACATAGTTTTGACGATGGGCGCCGGCACCGTGACCATGCTCGCCGAGGAGATCCTCTCTGCGCTGGCGCAGGAGGGGTGA
- a CDS encoding UDP-N-acetylglucosamine--N-acetylmuramyl-(pentapeptide) pyrophosphoryl-undecaprenol N-acetylglucosamine transferase, translated as MAEADPADKDAADKVHDGSGPLSVVLAGGGTAGHIEPALAVGEVLRDEFGATVTALGTEKGLETTIVPARGFALELIDPVPVPRGAPWRLAGVPFKLARAVRQTRRVLRESGAQVVFGTGGYVAAPAYIAAASLRLPFFVLETNALAGMANKLGVRLGGVGLNAVAGSGMPGETVGIPVRPGVGEDADGEKARRGYRTWGLDPERMTVLVTGGSQGAVSINSAVASAVEAITAAGAQVLHAYGRKNDAPAAHDHYTAVPYIDDMEAAYAVADLVVCRSGAMTVAENSAAGIPAIYIPLPHGNGEQGLNSAHLVDLGAAVRIDDSELTPEALSAAVTSILGEPGKRARMQEALDSSGAGDVARELATRVVRAARAH; from the coding sequence ATGGCAGAAGCAGATCCAGCGGACAAAGACGCCGCTGACAAGGTGCACGACGGCTCCGGCCCGCTCAGCGTCGTCCTCGCCGGCGGCGGAACCGCCGGGCATATCGAACCGGCGCTGGCTGTCGGGGAGGTCCTGCGCGACGAGTTCGGGGCCACCGTGACCGCTCTGGGCACCGAGAAGGGCCTGGAAACCACGATCGTGCCGGCCCGCGGCTTCGCCCTCGAGCTGATCGACCCGGTCCCGGTGCCGCGGGGCGCGCCCTGGCGCCTGGCGGGCGTGCCCTTCAAGCTGGCCCGCGCGGTGCGGCAGACGCGCCGGGTGCTGCGCGAATCCGGCGCGCAGGTCGTTTTCGGAACCGGCGGTTATGTCGCGGCCCCCGCGTACATCGCGGCGGCGTCGCTGCGCCTGCCTTTTTTCGTGCTGGAGACCAACGCGCTGGCCGGCATGGCCAACAAGCTTGGAGTGCGCCTCGGCGGGGTTGGCCTCAACGCCGTCGCGGGCTCGGGTATGCCGGGCGAGACCGTCGGTATCCCGGTGCGCCCCGGAGTGGGTGAGGACGCAGATGGGGAGAAGGCGCGGCGCGGCTACCGCACGTGGGGCCTCGACCCGGAGCGCATGACCGTGCTGGTCACGGGCGGTTCCCAGGGCGCGGTGAGCATTAACAGCGCCGTGGCCAGCGCGGTGGAGGCCATCACGGCCGCGGGCGCGCAGGTGCTGCACGCCTATGGGCGCAAGAACGACGCCCCCGCCGCGCACGATCACTACACGGCGGTGCCCTACATCGACGACATGGAGGCTGCCTACGCCGTCGCTGACCTCGTGGTGTGCCGTTCCGGGGCGATGACGGTGGCGGAGAACTCGGCGGCCGGGATCCCGGCGATCTACATCCCGCTGCCGCACGGTAACGGCGAGCAGGGGCTCAACTCGGCCCACCTCGTCGACCTCGGCGCGGCGGTGCGCATCGACGACTCCGAGCTCACCCCGGAGGCGCTGAGCGCAGCGGTGACGAGCATTCTCGGCGAGCCCGGCAAACGCGCGCGCATGCAGGAGGCGCTGGATAGCTCGGGCGCCGGAGACGTCGCCCGCGAGCTTGCCACCCGCGTCGTGCGCGCCGCGCGTGCCCACTAG
- a CDS encoding FtsW/RodA/SpoVE family cell cycle protein, with product MTVTRGAREYQPRRNAAQQPGPARAQEGGFAAAQRRLNDAMDARPLLDYTVIRTVVLVLAGLGIVMVTSSSMASSFAASSSVWATTLRQGLMVAFGLFLFWVMLKVSPEVMRRFADVVMAAAVVLLILVLIPGIGIGGDEVGSQSWIALGPLRLQPSELARVAIAVWGAKTLANKDYRRPSKPNNGFVAFIAVAALCLGLIAAQRDFGMAVSFAIVAGLILIFAGISKAFIAGAAIVGTISLLVVVFVSGGYRSDRFTVYFDALFGHFDDTRGVAFQSHQGFLSLADGSLLGVGLGQSRAKWFYLPEARNDFIFAVIGEELGLWGGALVIALFALLGYFGLRTARRAQNQFQALMAASLAAGVVSQAFINIGYVVGLLPVTGIQLPMVSAGGTSAVITLASMGVLASIARHEPDAVSAMQNYGRPAFDRFLGIGEPTTPGQSRAARRAESGRGARSRREARFGTPVTARPSEASRRPTAAAGRPATRARPASPARTAPRPQPAPRGSWDPTDARRAG from the coding sequence ATGACCGTGACGCGCGGTGCGCGGGAGTACCAACCCCGCAGAAACGCAGCTCAGCAGCCAGGCCCCGCGCGGGCGCAGGAGGGTGGTTTTGCAGCCGCCCAGCGTCGCCTCAACGACGCAATGGACGCGCGTCCGCTGCTGGATTACACCGTGATCCGCACCGTCGTTCTGGTGCTCGCGGGCCTCGGAATAGTCATGGTCACCAGCTCGTCGATGGCGTCGAGCTTCGCCGCGTCGTCAAGCGTCTGGGCGACCACACTGCGCCAGGGCCTCATGGTCGCCTTCGGGCTGTTTTTGTTCTGGGTGATGCTCAAGGTCTCGCCCGAGGTGATGCGCAGGTTCGCAGACGTCGTTATGGCCGCTGCCGTCGTGCTGCTTATCCTCGTGCTCATCCCCGGCATCGGCATCGGTGGGGACGAGGTGGGCTCCCAGTCCTGGATTGCGCTCGGCCCGCTGCGGCTGCAACCTTCCGAGCTGGCCCGCGTGGCCATCGCCGTGTGGGGGGCGAAGACCCTGGCAAACAAGGACTACCGGCGCCCGTCGAAGCCAAATAACGGCTTCGTCGCCTTCATTGCGGTGGCGGCGCTGTGCCTCGGGCTCATCGCGGCGCAGCGTGACTTCGGCATGGCCGTCTCCTTCGCCATCGTCGCGGGCCTCATCCTCATCTTCGCCGGGATCTCCAAGGCCTTCATCGCGGGCGCAGCTATCGTGGGCACGATCAGCCTGCTGGTGGTTGTCTTCGTCTCCGGCGGGTACCGCTCCGACCGCTTCACCGTCTACTTCGACGCGCTTTTCGGCCATTTCGACGACACGCGCGGCGTCGCCTTCCAATCGCACCAGGGCTTCCTCTCGCTTGCCGACGGCTCCCTGCTCGGCGTCGGCCTGGGCCAGTCCCGCGCCAAGTGGTTCTACCTCCCTGAGGCGCGCAACGACTTCATCTTCGCGGTGATCGGCGAGGAGCTCGGGCTGTGGGGAGGTGCGCTCGTGATCGCCCTGTTCGCCCTGCTCGGCTACTTCGGGCTGCGTACGGCGCGTCGCGCGCAGAACCAGTTCCAGGCGCTCATGGCGGCCTCGCTCGCAGCCGGGGTGGTCTCGCAGGCCTTCATCAACATCGGCTACGTGGTGGGCCTGCTGCCGGTGACCGGCATCCAGCTACCGATGGTCTCCGCCGGAGGTACCTCCGCTGTGATCACGCTCGCCTCCATGGGCGTGTTGGCCTCCATCGCCCGCCACGAACCCGACGCGGTGTCCGCCATGCAGAACTACGGCCGGCCTGCCTTCGATCGCTTCCTCGGTATCGGCGAGCCCACCACCCCGGGGCAGTCCCGCGCAGCGCGCCGCGCCGAAAGCGGGCGGGGGGCGCGCTCTCGCCGCGAGGCGCGCTTTGGCACCCCCGTCACCGCGCGTCCGAGCGAAGCTTCTCGACGCCCCACCGCCGCCGCCGGGCGCCCGGCGACCCGCGCCCGCCCTGCCTCACCGGCCCGCACGGCCCCGCGGCCCCAGCCCGCGCCGCGCGGATCCTGGGACCCGACCGACGCCCGCCGCGCGGGCTAG
- the murD gene encoding UDP-N-acetylmuramoyl-L-alanine--D-glutamate ligase — MAPDNVPAELRRGVLIAGAGVSGRGAAKLLAALGVAFSVADDNADNLAAVAQETQAQAMSTAEAERALSQFSTVVTSPGWRPDTPLLRAAAEAGLEVYGDVELCFRLDRAGVFGAPRTWLAVTGTNGKTTTTGMLAAIMAESARDTGLDAVACGNIGLSVSDALLSEERVDVLVAELSSFQLHWSRELRPTAGVLLNLAADHIDWHGSFAAYAHDKARLLRAETAVAGIDDAEVARLVRESGRGDVIGFTLAEPGENQVGIKGEAIVARRGGEEVELASAAGIEPAGAAGVYDALAAAAAAHSQGVHPERIRAGLAGYRVAGHRGAVVHSAGGVDWVDNSKATNPHAADSALAGAGTVVWIAGGQLKGAEVDDLVRAHAHRFRAVGLIGADREILREALRRLAPNVPVWVTDEADPARAMDAVVDFAATQARPGDTVLLAPAAASLDMFSGMSQRGDYFAAAAMRHS; from the coding sequence ATGGCGCCGGACAACGTGCCCGCCGAGCTGCGCCGCGGCGTTCTCATCGCCGGCGCGGGGGTCTCCGGCCGCGGGGCGGCCAAGCTGCTCGCGGCGCTCGGCGTTGCCTTCAGCGTGGCCGACGATAACGCGGACAACCTCGCCGCCGTGGCGCAGGAAACGCAGGCCCAGGCGATGAGCACCGCCGAGGCGGAGCGCGCGCTCAGTCAGTTTTCCACTGTGGTCACCTCCCCCGGCTGGCGCCCCGACACGCCACTGCTGCGCGCCGCGGCGGAGGCGGGGCTGGAGGTCTACGGCGACGTGGAACTGTGCTTCCGCCTCGACCGGGCGGGCGTGTTCGGCGCCCCGCGGACGTGGCTGGCGGTGACGGGCACGAACGGGAAAACCACGACGACGGGAATGCTGGCGGCGATCATGGCCGAATCCGCCCGCGACACGGGATTGGACGCGGTGGCCTGCGGCAACATCGGGCTCTCCGTCAGCGACGCGCTCCTGTCGGAAGAGCGCGTGGACGTGCTGGTAGCGGAGCTGTCGAGCTTCCAGCTGCACTGGTCGCGCGAGCTGCGACCGACGGCCGGGGTGCTGCTCAACCTCGCGGCCGACCACATCGATTGGCACGGCTCCTTCGCCGCGTACGCGCACGACAAGGCGCGGCTGCTTCGGGCGGAGACCGCGGTGGCCGGGATAGACGACGCCGAGGTGGCGCGCCTCGTGCGCGAGAGCGGGCGCGGTGACGTCATCGGGTTCACCCTCGCGGAGCCGGGGGAGAACCAGGTCGGGATCAAGGGTGAGGCCATCGTCGCCAGGCGCGGCGGGGAAGAGGTCGAGCTGGCCAGCGCGGCAGGCATCGAGCCCGCCGGCGCGGCCGGTGTCTACGACGCGCTTGCCGCGGCGGCGGCGGCCCACAGCCAGGGCGTGCACCCCGAACGGATCAGGGCAGGGCTGGCGGGTTACCGAGTGGCGGGCCACCGCGGCGCGGTGGTGCACTCCGCGGGGGGCGTCGACTGGGTGGACAACTCCAAGGCGACCAACCCGCACGCGGCCGATTCGGCGCTCGCCGGGGCAGGCACCGTGGTGTGGATCGCCGGCGGGCAGCTCAAAGGCGCCGAGGTCGACGACCTGGTGCGCGCCCACGCCCACCGGTTCCGGGCCGTGGGGCTAATCGGGGCGGACCGGGAGATCCTGCGCGAGGCGCTCCGGCGCCTGGCCCCGAATGTGCCCGTGTGGGTGACGGACGAGGCGGACCCAGCGCGGGCGATGGACGCGGTCGTCGACTTCGCGGCGACCCAGGCGCGCCCGGGGGACACGGTGCTGCTGGCTCCCGCCGCGGCCAGCCTCGACATGTTTTCCGGCATGTCCCAGCGTGGCGACTACTTTGCGGCCGCCGCCATGAGACACTCCTAA
- the mraY gene encoding phospho-N-acetylmuramoyl-pentapeptide-transferase, which yields MVQIIIAAIVSFLVAIFLTPVLIRYFNHRALGQEIREDGPASHARKRGTPTMGGIAILAGITLGYVAAGLWALASGHAAFTASGWIVLGLTLALGGVGFADDGIKLFMKRNLGLNKTAKLIAQLAIALIFGLLILQFPNAEGLTPGSTSLSFVRDMDIVDFAAVGGVIGTIVFLVFVYILLAAWSNAVNLTDGLDGLASGATAFVMAGYTAITFWQFRQSCTAAPGPGCYDVRDPLDLATLAAAGFGATIGFLWWNASPAKIFMGDTGSLALGGLVAGLSVTSKTELLMVIIGALFVLEAASVVIQVLSFRATGKRVFRMAPIHHHFENGGWPETTVVIRFWILSAMAGALGVAVFYGEWLSLSGAAG from the coding sequence ATGGTCCAGATCATCATCGCCGCGATAGTGAGCTTTCTCGTCGCTATCTTCCTCACCCCCGTCCTCATCCGGTACTTCAACCACCGCGCCCTCGGCCAGGAGATCCGCGAGGACGGGCCGGCCTCCCACGCCCGGAAGCGCGGCACGCCGACCATGGGCGGCATAGCGATCCTCGCCGGCATCACCCTCGGCTACGTCGCCGCCGGGCTGTGGGCACTAGCTAGCGGGCACGCGGCCTTCACCGCCTCGGGGTGGATCGTGCTGGGGCTGACGCTGGCCCTCGGCGGCGTCGGCTTCGCGGACGACGGCATTAAGCTGTTCATGAAGCGCAACCTCGGGCTGAACAAAACGGCGAAGCTGATCGCGCAGCTGGCTATCGCGCTCATCTTCGGGCTGCTCATCCTGCAGTTCCCCAACGCGGAGGGGCTCACGCCGGGTTCGACGTCGTTAAGCTTCGTGCGCGACATGGACATCGTCGACTTCGCAGCGGTCGGCGGCGTGATTGGCACCATCGTGTTCCTGGTCTTCGTCTACATCCTGCTCGCGGCCTGGTCGAACGCCGTGAACCTCACCGACGGGCTGGATGGGCTGGCCTCCGGCGCCACGGCCTTCGTCATGGCCGGCTACACCGCGATCACGTTCTGGCAGTTCCGCCAGTCCTGCACCGCCGCGCCGGGGCCGGGGTGCTACGACGTGCGCGACCCGCTCGACCTGGCCACTCTGGCCGCCGCCGGGTTCGGCGCCACCATCGGCTTTCTGTGGTGGAACGCCTCCCCGGCCAAGATCTTCATGGGTGACACGGGCTCGCTGGCGCTCGGCGGCCTGGTGGCGGGGCTGTCCGTGACCAGCAAGACGGAGCTGCTCATGGTGATCATCGGCGCGCTGTTCGTGCTGGAGGCCGCCTCCGTGGTTATCCAGGTGCTTTCCTTCCGCGCCACCGGCAAGCGAGTCTTCCGCATGGCCCCTATCCACCACCACTTTGAAAACGGCGGGTGGCCGGAGACAACGGTGGTCATCCGCTTCTGGATCCTCTCCGCTATGGCGGGCGCGCTCGGCGTGGCCGTGTTCTATGGCGAGTGGCTTTCGCTGAGCGGGGCGGCGGGCTGA